One genomic window of Halorubrum hochsteinianum includes the following:
- the thyA gene encoding thymidylate synthase codes for MQQYLDLVDDALSTGTYKPNRTGVDTIATFSGQYTIDLAEGFPLLTTKKMDGYRWNSLIHEVLWYLSGEEHIRNLREETKIWDAWADEEGKLDTAYGRFWRRYPVPDDDAALPGETWPDDAHRWVTVEEADDGTERRTFDQIGYVLDTLEEDPHSRRMVVNAWHPANAAVSTLPPCHYTFVVNVQDGRLNLHLTQRSGDIALGVPFNIAAYALLANALAQQTGFEVGEFGHTVVDAHVYCGRGDRGKWYANNLRYVQERLANVDSKEGYLDVKSWVERTAPDEPNGQEGYDHVPGLLEQLSRTPRDRPRIEIADEPLDELTYDDVELVDYDSADGISFAVAE; via the coding sequence ATGCAACAGTACCTCGACCTCGTCGACGACGCGCTCTCGACCGGCACGTACAAGCCGAACCGGACCGGCGTCGACACCATCGCGACGTTCAGCGGGCAGTACACGATCGACCTCGCCGAGGGGTTCCCCCTCCTGACGACGAAGAAGATGGACGGCTACCGGTGGAACTCGCTCATCCACGAGGTGCTGTGGTACCTCTCCGGCGAGGAGCACATCCGGAACCTCCGCGAGGAGACGAAGATCTGGGACGCGTGGGCCGACGAGGAGGGGAAGCTCGACACCGCGTACGGTCGGTTCTGGCGGCGCTACCCGGTTCCGGACGACGACGCCGCGCTCCCCGGCGAGACGTGGCCCGACGACGCGCACCGCTGGGTCACGGTAGAGGAGGCCGACGACGGGACGGAGCGCCGCACGTTCGACCAGATCGGGTACGTCCTCGACACGCTCGAAGAGGATCCCCACTCGCGCCGGATGGTCGTGAACGCGTGGCACCCGGCGAACGCCGCCGTCTCGACGCTGCCGCCCTGCCACTACACCTTCGTGGTGAACGTTCAGGACGGCCGGCTCAACCTCCACCTCACGCAGCGCTCGGGCGACATCGCGCTCGGCGTTCCGTTCAACATCGCGGCGTACGCCCTGCTCGCGAACGCGCTCGCCCAGCAGACCGGCTTCGAGGTCGGCGAGTTCGGCCACACGGTCGTCGACGCCCACGTCTACTGCGGCCGCGGCGACCGCGGGAAGTGGTACGCCAACAACCTCCGCTACGTCCAGGAGCGGCTCGCGAACGTCGACAGCAAGGAGGGGTACCTCGACGTGAAAAGCTGGGTCGAGCGCACCGCGCCCGACGAGCCGAACGGGCAGGAGGGGTACGACCACGTCCCCGGCCTGCTCGAACAGCTCTCGCGGACGCCCCGCGACCGCCCGCGGATCGAGATCGCCGACGAGCCGCTCGACGAGTTGACCTACGACGACGTGGAACTCGTCGACTACGACTCCGCGGACGGCATCTCGTTCGCGGTCGCGGAGTGA
- a CDS encoding metal-dependent hydrolase gives MLPTHVLAGMLLAAPLVRTAPELAPVGFAAGFLGGLVPDLDMYTGHRRTLHYPVYYSVLSVPALLAAVLATSAATVAVALFLLGAALHSVADMYGGGLELRPWEGNSDRAVYDHHRGTWISPRRGVRYDGAVEDLALCAGLSVPLLLLVEPPLRAVVIGTLAVALVYTALRRRLAEIAALLIPLLPDALDPYLPERYR, from the coding sequence ATGCTCCCGACCCACGTGCTGGCGGGGATGCTGCTCGCGGCCCCGCTGGTGCGGACGGCACCGGAGCTGGCCCCGGTGGGGTTCGCCGCGGGGTTCCTCGGCGGGCTGGTCCCCGACCTCGACATGTACACCGGCCACCGGCGGACGCTCCACTACCCGGTCTACTACTCCGTCCTCTCGGTCCCGGCGCTCCTCGCGGCCGTGCTGGCCACCTCGGCGGCCACCGTGGCCGTCGCCCTCTTCCTCCTCGGCGCGGCGCTCCACAGCGTCGCCGACATGTACGGCGGGGGGCTGGAGCTGCGGCCGTGGGAGGGGAACTCCGACCGCGCGGTGTACGACCACCACCGCGGGACGTGGATATCGCCGCGTCGCGGCGTCAGGTACGACGGCGCGGTCGAGGATCTCGCGCTCTGCGCCGGGCTGTCGGTCCCCCTCCTCCTCTTAGTCGAGCCGCCGCTCCGCGCGGTCGTGATCGGCACGCTCGCGGTCGCGCTCGTGTACACGGCCCTCCGCCGACGCCTCGCCGAGATCGCTGCGCTCCTGATCCCGCTCCTCCCGGACGCGCTCGACCCGTACCTCCCCGAGCGGTATCGGTGA
- a CDS encoding pyridoxal-phosphate-dependent aminotransferase family protein — MLMTPGPTAVPEPVREAMSRELINPDVDPRFREIYDRLTDRLAAVYGVGPGVSAADGGRDVVVLGGEGILGLEAAVASLVEPGTEVLCLSNGLYGEGFADFVESYGGEATLVDAPRDEPLPLDALDEALAADDADFDLATMVHCETPTGTLNDVGTALDRLEAADGEILTVVDAVSSLGGVPVPTDRIDVCLGASQKCFSAPPGLATAAVSDRAWAAMEARDPHSLYANFLPFRDVSDGFPYTHLTTEVVALDAALDLWLDEGLDAVRERHEAAARRCRERGAELGLEPVPDPERSSPTVTAFEVPGRAPALQEALREEHDVLLATGLGEGADDILRVGHMGHSARVERVEETMDALAAVL, encoded by the coding sequence ATGCTCATGACGCCGGGACCGACCGCGGTCCCCGAACCGGTGCGCGAGGCCATGTCCCGCGAGCTGATCAACCCGGACGTCGACCCGCGGTTCCGGGAGATATACGACCGGCTGACGGACCGGCTCGCGGCGGTCTACGGCGTCGGCCCCGGCGTCTCCGCCGCCGACGGCGGCCGCGACGTGGTCGTCCTCGGCGGCGAGGGAATCCTCGGACTGGAGGCGGCGGTCGCCTCGCTCGTCGAGCCCGGAACCGAGGTGCTGTGCCTGTCGAACGGACTGTACGGCGAGGGGTTCGCCGACTTCGTCGAGTCGTACGGCGGCGAGGCGACGCTCGTCGACGCGCCCCGCGACGAACCGCTCCCGCTCGACGCGCTCGACGAGGCGCTCGCGGCCGACGACGCCGACTTCGACCTCGCGACGATGGTCCACTGCGAGACGCCGACGGGGACGCTCAACGACGTGGGGACCGCGCTCGACCGTCTGGAGGCCGCGGACGGAGAGATACTTACGGTCGTCGACGCCGTCTCCTCGCTCGGCGGCGTCCCGGTGCCGACCGACCGGATCGACGTGTGTCTCGGCGCGTCCCAGAAGTGTTTCAGCGCGCCGCCGGGGCTGGCGACGGCCGCGGTGAGCGACCGCGCGTGGGCCGCGATGGAGGCCCGCGACCCGCACTCGCTGTACGCGAACTTCCTCCCGTTCCGCGACGTGAGCGACGGGTTCCCGTACACGCACCTGACGACCGAGGTCGTCGCGCTCGACGCGGCGCTCGACCTGTGGCTGGACGAGGGGCTCGACGCGGTGCGAGAGCGACACGAGGCGGCGGCGAGGCGGTGTCGCGAGCGCGGCGCGGAACTGGGGCTGGAGCCGGTTCCGGACCCGGAGCGGAGTTCACCGACGGTGACCGCCTTCGAGGTCCCCGGGCGCGCCCCGGCGCTACAGGAGGCGCTGCGCGAGGAACACGACGTGCTGCTCGCGACGGGGCTGGGCGAGGGTGCGGACGATATCCTCAGGGTCGGCCATATGGGCCACAGCGCCCGGGTCGAGCGCGTCGAGGAGACGATGGACGCGCTGGCGGCGGTGTTGTGA
- a CDS encoding aldo/keto reductase, which produces MNHRGLGDVGSVSEVGYGAWQIGGDWGEVTEDEAVAAVEAAREAGVDFFDTADVYGDGRSERIVGETLADEIASGDVTVATKAGRRLDPHEAERYTEANLRRFVDRSCENLGMETLDLVQLHCPPTDVYYRSETFDALATLADEGRIANYGVSVERVEEGLKAIEYPGVETVQIIFNPFRQRPARLFLEEAAARDVGVICRVPLASGLLTGALSRDDKFPEDDHRNFNRGGEAFDVGETFAGVPFEAGLDAVDALGERLPDDRPLPEFALRWILDHDAVSTVIPGSTTPDHVRSNAAASEADPLSETEREAAAEVYDEHVRGHVHQRW; this is translated from the coding sequence ATGAACCACCGAGGACTCGGCGACGTCGGGAGCGTCAGCGAGGTCGGCTACGGGGCCTGGCAGATCGGCGGCGACTGGGGCGAGGTCACCGAAGACGAGGCGGTCGCGGCCGTCGAGGCCGCCCGGGAGGCCGGGGTCGACTTCTTCGACACCGCCGACGTGTACGGCGACGGCCGCTCCGAGCGGATCGTCGGCGAGACGCTCGCGGACGAGATCGCGAGCGGCGACGTGACGGTCGCGACGAAGGCGGGCCGCCGGCTCGACCCGCACGAGGCGGAGCGGTACACGGAGGCGAACCTCCGCCGGTTTGTCGACCGCTCGTGCGAGAACCTCGGGATGGAGACGCTGGATCTCGTCCAGCTCCACTGCCCGCCGACGGACGTCTACTACCGGTCGGAGACGTTCGACGCGCTGGCGACCCTCGCCGACGAGGGGCGGATCGCGAACTACGGCGTCAGCGTCGAGCGCGTCGAGGAGGGGCTCAAAGCGATCGAGTACCCCGGCGTCGAGACGGTCCAGATCATCTTCAACCCCTTCCGCCAGCGCCCCGCGAGGCTGTTCTTGGAGGAGGCCGCCGCCCGCGACGTGGGCGTGATCTGTCGGGTCCCGCTCGCCTCCGGGCTGCTCACGGGCGCGCTCTCGCGCGACGACAAGTTCCCCGAGGACGACCACCGCAACTTCAACCGCGGGGGCGAGGCGTTCGACGTGGGCGAGACGTTCGCCGGCGTCCCGTTCGAGGCGGGCCTCGACGCGGTCGACGCGCTCGGCGAGCGCCTGCCCGACGACCGGCCGCTGCCGGAGTTCGCGCTGCGCTGGATCCTCGACCACGACGCGGTCTCGACCGTGATCCCGGGGTCGACGACGCCCGACCACGTCCGGTCGAACGCGGCCGCGAGCGAGGCCGACCCCCTCTCCGAGACCGAACGGGAGGCCGCGGCCGAGGTGTACGACGAACACGTCCGGGGGCACGTCCACCAGCGCTGGTGA
- a CDS encoding lipopolysaccharide biosynthesis protein → MEREGDDTATDPDGERERDEEPDGRAGDSTAESSASDRIPDDERNALETIAHGAVLTSGGVAGQRALTAATEFVLTRGLGPTAYGVYALAWRIAQLLSRLVTFGSVPAIQRYLPEYADDPGRRSAVAGLAYATTVGFGVAFAAGVWVAAPAINARTVTEPAFPGTMRAFGVLVGLLGVVMVASALFRAVGSARGEILFNKLLRPGVRLVGALAALALGYSVVGVAGAIVAATAVLAAAAVPLSASVTGVRPSLRGVRGEARRFYDHAAPVAMSSLGKVFQNRVDVLLVGALLTATAAGVYNVVLVVIAVAWIPLLSFNQLLPPVASELYASDRTETLNAVYGSVTRQIVTAVVPVIAVIAVFGREILGLFGDPYVAGYLPLVVYLGGVFVGSAVGATGWLLMMTDHQYARMALDWLLAVLNVGLTYAFVVRYGLVGAALGTSLAIAVQNAIQVVLLRHFEGLWPFDRSFLPPLAAGGVAVGAMYAVRAPLNGATAVLAGAPVGFAAYAASLAVLGVDPRDRFVARRLAGRYRAALVERFG, encoded by the coding sequence GTGGAGCGCGAAGGCGACGACACCGCGACGGATCCAGATGGGGAGCGCGAGCGTGACGAGGAGCCCGACGGCCGCGCGGGCGACTCGACCGCGGAGAGCAGCGCGAGCGATCGGATACCCGACGACGAGCGCAACGCCTTGGAGACCATCGCTCATGGGGCCGTGCTCACCTCGGGCGGGGTCGCGGGCCAGCGGGCCCTGACGGCCGCGACCGAGTTCGTCCTGACCCGCGGGCTCGGGCCGACCGCCTACGGCGTCTACGCGCTGGCGTGGCGGATCGCGCAGTTGCTCTCCCGGCTCGTGACGTTCGGGAGCGTCCCCGCCATCCAGCGCTACCTCCCCGAGTACGCGGACGACCCGGGGCGGCGGAGCGCCGTCGCCGGCCTCGCGTACGCGACGACGGTCGGGTTCGGGGTCGCGTTCGCCGCCGGGGTCTGGGTCGCAGCGCCGGCGATAAACGCCCGGACCGTCACGGAGCCGGCGTTTCCCGGCACGATGCGCGCGTTCGGGGTCCTCGTCGGGCTGCTCGGCGTGGTGATGGTCGCGTCCGCCCTCTTCCGCGCGGTCGGCTCCGCACGCGGCGAGATCCTGTTCAACAAGCTGCTCCGTCCCGGCGTCCGGCTCGTCGGCGCGCTCGCGGCGCTCGCGCTCGGCTACTCGGTCGTCGGCGTCGCCGGCGCGATCGTCGCCGCGACCGCGGTGCTCGCCGCGGCCGCCGTCCCGCTGTCCGCGTCGGTCACCGGCGTCCGCCCGTCGCTCCGGGGCGTTCGCGGGGAGGCGCGCCGGTTCTACGACCACGCGGCCCCCGTCGCGATGAGCAGCCTCGGGAAGGTGTTCCAGAACCGCGTCGACGTGCTGCTCGTCGGCGCGCTGCTGACGGCGACCGCGGCCGGGGTGTACAACGTCGTCCTCGTGGTGATCGCGGTCGCGTGGATCCCGCTCCTATCCTTCAACCAACTCCTCCCGCCGGTCGCCTCCGAGTTGTACGCGAGCGACCGGACCGAGACGCTCAACGCGGTGTACGGCTCCGTCACGCGACAGATCGTCACCGCGGTCGTCCCCGTCATCGCCGTGATCGCGGTGTTCGGCCGGGAGATCCTGGGGCTGTTCGGCGACCCGTACGTCGCCGGCTACCTGCCGCTCGTCGTCTACCTCGGCGGCGTGTTCGTCGGGAGCGCGGTCGGCGCGACCGGGTGGCTCCTCATGATGACCGACCACCAGTACGCCCGGATGGCGCTCGACTGGCTGCTCGCGGTCCTCAACGTCGGCTTGACGTACGCGTTCGTCGTCCGGTACGGGCTCGTCGGGGCCGCGCTCGGCACGTCCCTCGCCATCGCGGTCCAGAACGCGATTCAGGTCGTGCTCCTGCGACACTTCGAGGGGCTGTGGCCGTTCGACCGGAGCTTCCTCCCGCCGCTCGCGGCCGGCGGCGTCGCCGTCGGCGCGATGTACGCGGTCCGCGCGCCGCTCAACGGGGCGACCGCGGTCCTCGCCGGCGCTCCGGTCGGGTTCGCCGCGTACGCGGCGTCGCTCGCGGTCCTCGGAGTCGACCCCCGCGACCGGTTCGTCGCTCGGCGGCTGGCGGGGCGGTACCGGGCCGCGCTCGTGGAGCGGTTCGGGTAG
- a CDS encoding succinylglutamate desuccinylase/aspartoacylase domain-containing protein: METIDRGSAGSARVAIVGGIHGDEPAGVRIVRRLADELDPVGDGGEGTDGDGTTDGSGTTDGEVDSEGLVRLIIANEPAIAAETRYTDADLNRAFPGDADSDEYERALAARLAAELEGFDAVLALHTSHSAPPPFAIFSDLTESVRRTVTGLPVDHVVDASGLRSTTLDSTVPNTVSIEVGRQGSEEAVEFGYEACLAFLRVHGAIADEPPTFSETTVVAGREEVPKGGGEPHVHYANFEAIPEGAVFAEDDVYTHRVEEPGVVPILASERGYDDIFGMYGHVTGVVKPPGEGENRVYPIEGADERDEAHDADE, from the coding sequence ATGGAAACGATCGACCGCGGGTCGGCGGGGTCGGCTCGCGTCGCGATCGTCGGCGGGATCCACGGCGACGAGCCCGCCGGCGTGCGGATAGTGAGACGCCTCGCGGACGAACTCGATCCGGTCGGCGACGGCGGCGAGGGGACTGACGGCGACGGAACGACCGACGGCAGCGGGACGACCGACGGCGAGGTGGACTCGGAGGGGCTCGTCCGGCTCATCATCGCCAACGAGCCGGCGATCGCGGCCGAGACTCGCTACACGGACGCCGACCTGAACCGGGCGTTCCCGGGCGACGCCGACAGCGACGAGTACGAGCGCGCGCTGGCGGCGCGGCTCGCGGCCGAGCTGGAGGGATTCGACGCCGTGCTCGCGCTCCACACCTCCCACAGCGCGCCGCCGCCGTTCGCCATCTTCAGCGACCTCACGGAGTCGGTCCGGCGCACCGTCACCGGGCTGCCCGTCGACCACGTCGTCGACGCGAGCGGGCTGCGGTCGACGACGCTCGACTCGACGGTCCCGAACACCGTCTCGATCGAGGTGGGTCGACAGGGCAGCGAGGAGGCGGTCGAGTTCGGCTACGAGGCGTGTCTCGCCTTCCTCCGCGTCCACGGCGCGATCGCGGACGAGCCGCCGACGTTCTCGGAGACGACCGTGGTGGCCGGCCGCGAGGAGGTGCCGAAAGGCGGCGGGGAGCCGCACGTCCACTACGCGAACTTCGAGGCGATCCCCGAGGGCGCGGTGTTCGCCGAGGACGACGTGTACACCCACCGCGTCGAGGAGCCGGGGGTGGTCCCGATCCTCGCCAGCGAGCGCGGCTACGACGACATCTTCGGGATGTACGGCCACGTCACCGGCGTCGTGAAACCGCCGGGTGAGGGCGAGAACCGCGTGTACCCGATCGAGGGGGCGGACGAGAGGGACGAGGCGCACGACGCGGACGAGTGA
- a CDS encoding DUF5811 family protein, whose translation MNGNNPYAGAPGVTDAGSPAAVDLSPDQERQLRRAVAGIVSRTESYLPDSYAVGSELSVGANGPQATVAVNPPAGHPVSAGFTPDPEDLDAGIAESDTDEVARGLAASAAVQVMDAVGDITPTAK comes from the coding sequence ATGAACGGCAACAACCCGTACGCCGGGGCACCGGGTGTGACGGACGCGGGCTCGCCCGCGGCCGTCGACCTCTCTCCGGACCAAGAACGGCAGCTCCGGCGCGCGGTCGCCGGAATCGTCTCGCGAACCGAATCGTATCTCCCCGACAGCTACGCCGTCGGCTCCGAGCTGTCCGTCGGAGCGAACGGGCCGCAGGCGACCGTCGCGGTTAACCCCCCGGCGGGCCACCCGGTCTCCGCCGGATTCACGCCGGACCCCGAGGACCTCGACGCCGGCATCGCCGAGTCCGACACCGACGAGGTCGCCCGCGGCCTCGCCGCCAGCGCCGCGGTTCAGGTGATGGACGCCGTCGGCGACATCACGCCGACCGCCAAGTAG
- a CDS encoding pyruvoyl-dependent arginine decarboxylase: MNTIHVAGGVGVADTAMASYDAALADANLHNYNLVAVSSVVPAEATVEAVPEAPDLGPAGNRLTVVEARRTIGPGDAVDFRESGRAGAEGAESKRAPRRRPDAVAGLGWATGPGPGLFYEVTGEDPEGVRDRIRAGLDSGADLRDWELPDRETRVETVAAEPDRYATAVVIAAYGESEPIL, from the coding sequence ATGAACACCATCCACGTCGCGGGCGGCGTCGGGGTCGCCGACACGGCGATGGCCTCCTACGACGCCGCGCTCGCGGACGCGAACCTCCACAACTACAACCTCGTGGCGGTCTCCTCCGTCGTCCCCGCCGAGGCGACCGTGGAGGCGGTCCCGGAAGCGCCGGACTTGGGCCCCGCGGGGAACCGGCTCACGGTCGTCGAGGCGCGCCGGACGATCGGCCCGGGCGACGCGGTGGACTTCCGGGAGAGCGGCCGCGCGGGCGCTGAGGGGGCCGAGTCGAAGCGCGCGCCCCGCCGCCGCCCGGACGCGGTCGCGGGGCTGGGCTGGGCGACCGGCCCCGGTCCCGGCCTGTTCTACGAGGTGACCGGCGAGGACCCGGAGGGCGTCCGCGACCGGATCCGGGCGGGTCTCGACTCGGGTGCCGACCTCCGCGACTGGGAGCTTCCGGACCGGGAGACGCGCGTCGAGACGGTCGCCGCCGAGCCGGACCGCTACGCGACCGCGGTGGTGATCGCCGCCTACGGCGAGTCCGAACCGATCCTGTGA